The Schistocerca serialis cubense isolate TAMUIC-IGC-003099 unplaced genomic scaffold, iqSchSeri2.2 HiC_scaffold_1362, whole genome shotgun sequence genome includes a window with the following:
- the LOC126440380 gene encoding uncharacterized protein LOC126440380 — MSVKEALCIVSKVFEGNKKDLREFIENVDAAFELVKPEEHETLLKFVRAKITGEARSRLLVRERTGTWQEVKHVLEENYASKRTIDYYACKIFQARQGQGEPIAMWASRINEMQGDFREAVNRVTARENLKGAIELVDSLGRACFIQGLSNDRIQTIVRSRGDEITLAAAVELALQEESAILSMRERGLAPRITYTRNKEAVKNMRESKELRCFNCGLRGHIASKCRKSRPEHRVRAMTGKEFTNFCYGCDRPGHTDMECWVRLTKVHPIDVREFRGNDRETDGGLREWRCPQCNLPGNCGVPCTRVKDVVCFKCKRQGHYAKDCHEGPWHAWRNGRVPVSSKTGKVVQGN, encoded by the coding sequence ATGTCAGTGAAAGAGGCCCTATGTATTGTGTCGAAAGTGTTCGAAGGGAACAAGAAGGATTTAAGAGAATTTATCGAAAATGTAGATGCAGCTTTTGAATTAGTAAAGCCTGAGGAACACGAAACGTTATTGAAGTTCGTGAGAGCAAAGATAACCGGTGAGGCCAGGTCGAGATTGCTGGTGCGTGAACGCACAGGTACGTGGCAAGAGGTGAAACACGTTTTAGAAGAAAATTATGCCAGTAAGCGTACTATAGACTACTACGCATGTAAAATTTTCCAAGCCAGACAGGGACAAGGGGAACCGATAGCAATGTGGGCAAGCAGAATTAATGAAATGCAGGGAGACTTTCGCGAAGCGGTAAACAGAGTtacggccagagaaaacttgaaaggTGCAATAGAACTAGTTGACTCCTTAGGAAGAGCGTGTTTTATACAGGGTTTAAGTAATGACAGAATACAAACAATAGTGAGAAGTAGAGGCGATGAAATCACGTTGGCAGCAGCAGTGGAGTTGGCACTGCAGGAGGAGAGTGCGATATTGTCCATGAGAGAGCGGGGACTAGCCCCGAGGATAACGTACACTCGAAATAAGGAAGCTGTAAAAAACATGAGAGAAAGTAAAGAGTTGAGATGTTTCAATTGTGGGCTGAGAGGTCACATAGCGAGCAAGTGTAGGAAAAGCAGGCCAGAGCATAGAGTACGAGCCATGACAGGTAAAGAATTTACAAACTTTTGCTATGGGTGTGACAGGCCGGGACACACAGACATGGAATGCTGGGTGCGGTTAACGAAAGTTCACCCGATAGATGTAAGGGAATTCAGAGGGAATGATAGAGAAACCGATGGAGGGTTACGAGAGTGGAGATGTCCACAGTGTAATTTACCAGGGAACTGCGGAGTTCCGTGCACAAGAGTAAAAGATGTTGTATGCTTTAAGTGTAAGCGGCAGGGCCACTACGCGAAAGACTGCCACGAAGGGCCCTGGCACGCCTGGAGAAATGGCAGGGTGCCAGTATCGAGCAAAACAGGAAAGGTAGTACAGGGAAACTAA